The Xenopus tropicalis strain Nigerian chromosome 1, UCB_Xtro_10.0, whole genome shotgun sequence DNA segment TTATCCCACTCTTTGTTCCCCAATGTGGAGAATGCAGATGCTGCACTAATGTGAGGAGCAACCTATGTGACAAACATGAGTATGTGATTTACTGTTCTTACTTTAGCGAACAAGAACATGTTTACTGAGTGTATAGGTACTTAAatgtttatgttaaatgaaacAATAGCTTAACCAGCTGGAATAATTGCTTGTGCTGATCAGATTTTAGTGGCTAATATACTATATCATCAACATTTAGTTTTGACCAGGATAAtagaaataattaaattaaaacaaatgcCTAATTGGTCATTATGgagaataatatttatattaagtcCTGAAATGTCAATTACAGTTACAGTTACTGTTTTCATTCCCTACTTATATCTGCCATCATTTGACAACCACAGCCTTTACAGAAAAGAGAATTATACCGTAGATTGAAAAAGAAGGGACTATTTATTTACtataatctgtatatattttatttatttatttttaagatgAAACTGTAAAACAAATCAAAGCAATTTTCCCTAGTGTATAAATGAAAGCAATCTTCTCCAGACTATCTCATTGGTTGTCCACAATTTCATTCAGGGAAATGATTTTTGCATAtcttaaaagtttttttatttgtcttataCAGTATTGGACCATACAGAGGACTCATGTTGGACAACACCAATAGATTTACATGCAAGGGGAATCCGGTTTACACTTTTTTAAGCACCAGCACCTTTACTGAATACACTGTCTTGGATGAGATATGCGTGGCTAAGATTGATGACAATGCTCCTCTTGATAAAGTGTGTTTAATCGGCTGTGGCTTTTCCACTGGTTACGGCTCTGCTGTGAAGATTGCTAAGGTGAGGGCTTTGTTGTCTGGTACCACCCTATAGTTAACTAatatttaaagcagtgatccccaaccagtggctcgtgagcaacatgttgcttcccaaccccttggatgttgctcccagcatacccaaagcaggtgcttatttttgaactcctgccttagtggcaaattttggttgaataaaaacaagatgtagtatccaacaaaagctcctgtaagctaaaaaaaagtatgcttaaaggctaccaaatagcaaataaCAGCCCAacaaacttttatgatgcttgcattgctccccaagtCTCCTTACATTTGACTGCAGCTTACAagtagaaaggttggggacccctgattaaAAAAGCCGGTAAATTATATAAGGGGCATTTCATAACTATAACAATTGTATGAATTTCGATTACATTGCTGGAATTAGATTTATCATAAATAAACTACTACTACTGGAATATGCACAAAACACAACTACATTAGGAAACAGTAGCTGAGTGTACTGATTGGAACGTGTATACCTAAATTCTGGGCTCTTAATTAGATGAAGTATTCACAATAGCCTGAATGCCAGGATATTCCACAAGGGTTATTTCCAGTTAGAAACTAAGATAAAAGTGGCAACATCTGTGTCACTTGCTTCTCATGTTTCTTTATCAATCCTTCATCCTAAGAACATAATCTAAATCTCTGAGTCAGGCCTACACCATTGTGGTTATTACACCTGCTCATTCCTTTAAGACAGGCTGCTACTGGGTATGCTCAATACTGCTTCCAGGCTCAGATACATTCACTGCATGCTTCCCACTGTACCATTGCAGTTATAACATGATAACATGCCCATTTCCTTGAGATATTGCCTGCACTCTCTGATTATCTTCATTAGAATGctctatttaaaaatatttcttttatccTACAGGTTGAGCAGGGGTCTTCATGCGCTGTGTTTGGCCTGGGTGGTGTTGGTCTTTCTGTGCTTATTGGATGTAAAGTAGCTGGTGCTTCTAAGATCATTGGAGTGGATACAAACAGTGACAAGTTTGCCAAAGCAAAGGAATTAGGGGCCACTGAATGCATTAACCCAAACGATTATAATGAACCTATCCATGAAGTGCTGGCAAAGATATCTGATGGAGGATTAGACTATACCTTTGAGTGCATTGGAAACACCAAGGTCATGGTAAGAAACAATACTTAAATGATAGCACAATAATTAAGGTATGTTATAGTAAAACAGAATTCAGGATAGGGAACATTCTACCATCTACTCTGTCTATTTGTCTATTCTATTTCCCTTGCACCAAAATAAGATAATTGTGAGTAATGAGTACTTTTTCTTTTACAATACAGTTTACACTTAATTGATTAATTTATGTTGATAACCTTCATTTTACATTAGGGGTGGGCGGGGCCACTTATATCTGCCTTTCCCACCCCTCTCGGACAGTGCTCAATCAACAGGGTGCCCATTCTTAGAATGCACCACACGGTCTGCAAACACTTTGCAAACTGCGTCTTGCATTGACCCCTAGGttggtttatatatttattattgtgtgtaaGCAACATTTaattgttgcccatagcaaccatttaaatgtttgcttttgttttttaacttgtaggtgatcgtTCAACtctaatgctgattggttgctatgggcatacCGGTGATGCCGGcataccggtgatgttggcttacacactatattaAATATGCCTGCTAGTGTGTTGTGTGAACCATTGAACCAGAGTGTGCCTCCTCAATATACTTTGTCTAGTAAATAGGAACAGGGTAATGTATAATGGAAATTAGAGCTAGGACTAACACTGGTCAAGTTTGCCCTTGGcaatcaaaaaaatgttgcttttaattgttcttcctgcagctgtCTGGCCTAAGTTGCTCAGTGATTGTCTGCACAAGAGTCATTTCCTAACTCTCTGCAAATGTGTCCCATTTCTTATACTGTATTAAATGCAGCAATATGATTGAAAAATAAGGGTTATCATATCATAAGCCACACTgtctaacacagtgatccccaaccagtggctcgggggcaacatgttgctcaccaaccccttggatgttgctctcagtgcccccaaaccagggagttatttttaaaattcctgacttgggggcaagttttggttgaataaaaacaagatttactaccaaataaagcccctgtaagctgatagtgtgcatagaggctgcctaatagttaatcacagcccttacttggcacctccatgagcttttatggtgcttgtgttgctccccaagtctttttacatttgactgtggctcacaagtaaggaaggttggggacccctggtctaacaTGTATAAATGTGTGCATGCTTTCCAGGAATCTGCTCTTAAGGCTACCCACTTTGGATGTGGCACATCAGTCATCGTTGGTTTAGCTCCTGCCTCAGCCAGGGTATCAGTGGACCCAATGGAGATGCTCACAGGACGCACATTAAAAGGAGCTTTGTTTGGAGGTGAGGGATTGAAATGTCACAGTCAATAACAATCATTGTAACAGatacataatataaatgtataataaaaacaaCAGACATCTGAACTAGTgcttcacatacagtatgtagtttAACTCTTTATCATACGTTATGATATAAATCACCATTCCTTAAAACATCTGTACTTGCTAGTCCTGATCCAAATGGTGAATACACCCAAGACAGGATCCCCCCACTCTTCATGCCTTAACCCATGCCAGCTCATCACCCTTTCCACCCACTCCTCCCCACTACCATACACACAATAAATTTCACAGATTTGCCCAAATGCGATGTTACCTTCGTTACAGAATGAGGAGAATGGTTGGGGTACACAGTGATAAGGGAGCAGTGATGAGAGGTGGTGAAAGCAACAGGAGGGCCAGAACTCAAGGTAGACAAGCAGGAATGGTATGTGCCTAGTACCCCCGACCGTTGCATCCTAGGCacatgcttcttctgcctacccctagttctggtacTAATCCACGTCAAAAAAGACAATTATAATGTATACACCTGTTtattgctgcagaatatgttagagATTTATACATTTTGTTAAGAATAATTTAGTAATACAATGGGTGCTTTTGGGGTTCCAAACTATTACAACACCTGTAGTATTTAAATTATACCACAAGATGTCACCGAAGATCATAAGATATTTGCAGGGAGCAAATTGGTAAAAAATTTATTTGTGAAATAATTTCCAATTAAGGTTGATAAAACTGcacatacaatataataaataaaaatacaatgaatCAACATGAATTCTAAAATGTTGCACAGAACCCAGTGTAATATGTAACATGCATGTAAATTAATGTGAGATGAAATCAGTATGTATCTAAAATGATGAGGTGCCAAGTATATTTGGAATTTTTCCACCAACTTGTATTTTTCCAaagatatatgaaatatatatttgctaAGTTAGTGTTATAGCATATTAAATGTGAAATTACATGTTTTCTCTtacatatacattttcttttatatccGATGTATAGCACAGCATAAGCATGTTATTAAATACACTACAGAGTAGACACAGGGAAAATAGACAGATCCCTACTACATTTCCTCATAGTCTGTACTGAGAGGGAACCAAAAACTGTCCTTAAAGAAAGactgtacccccaaacaatgtagggctctataaaaatatattgcataaaccagctcttATGttaaaccctgtttcatctaaataaaccatttttataaaaatacacttttttagtagtatgtgctattgggtaatcctaaatagaaaattgccattttaagaattaagggccgcctcctgggatcataggattcacagtgcacacaaacaagccaaggcacacattaatgctaggccccatcagccaatgaatggacagagttctggcttttgcttccacactacttcctgttacagtaagagctgcattatttttggccatgtgatctctgagggagcacacagctcatcactaaatggtggatcaagggaaaggatgtcaaagggcaatatttactgatatatgtattccagtttggcaagattctttaataggtcacttaacataatatatataaatataatctgttggctaagttttcattctgggggtatagttttcctttaacatatggATTCCACTGCACCATAAAGCATTCATTATAGTGATGttttataaaattaaacaaaCTGCCAATATTTCAGGCTGGAAGAGCAGAGACGAAGTCCCTCAACTGGTTGCTGACTTTTTGGCAAagaagtttgaacttgatgggctgATAACTCATAGGTCAACTCTTGATAAAATCAATGAAGGGTTTGATCTCCTGCGCAAAGGGGACAGGTAGGTTATtaacaggggggcaggggggcagggtgTGTTGTCACATGGGCAGGACAGTCACAAGGGGTAGAGCTGTGACATGGCTATGACAATGGCCAATCACAGCATCAATCTAGGGGAGACCTggccagttagggttgccactttctGACCGGGTGAAACCTTGGTGGGGATGTCACTGGGCCGTGACGGGTGACACCAGGGGCACGGTTACGACATGGTGATCGGTGATTGGCACTGTCAATCTAAGGGAGTTCTGCCTGGTCGccctaattttgaaaaatggacaGGGAgatttgacccggacagccctccCAAAAaattgtctgggtcaaaaccgtgCAGGTGGCAAACCAAGACAGGCTTGCTCCACACTAGACAGGAAGCAAAAAACAGGAGCAGGATAATTAATCTTAAGACAAATGGCAAAGCAGTGGGAATGtacttaaccaaaatgtctagcAGTTACAACAACCATGATagtgtatgggggtactgcttttgggtttttttgcaccaaatacctatattattgttcttttgtatgctgagtgccctccatttatgtatattaACTATGATAGTGTATCCCAGAAACCATTTCAAACCCCAAATAGGCTCGCAGTGTAATGTAATCCCTTTCTCATCTTCTTCCATAGTGAaatgatgaattctgggacttgaagtccctctgattTCCTTTGAGGGTGGTGCGCAGATTCTCTGGTATTGGAAGTAAAGAGACTTCGAGACCCAGAATCTATCTCTTTACAGTTGAGCAATGTGGGGGGTGGGTTTCATTAAACTGTGAGACTAAGGGCAGAGTGGTCCCTGCAGTCACAGACAGACAAttgtggtttcctttcaatctgtggaagcTACGtccatgttaaaaaaatatatgtataatattatatatttataattatttttgtcAGTTTAGATGTTTATTGTTTatgcccaactgaatgagcttgtgTGAAAAAGGGGTATATATTTCCTTAAAACATGAATTTCTTTGCCATCGGATTTTATCCATTTGATTTTAGTGGGCTACACCAGGTTCGAGGTGGTGTTAGTAAATTGTGTAGAATAAAAGACATACCATTAATACTGCAATTGTCTCTTTATAACAGATAATGCACAATAGCGGAGATTTATAAATGCACCAGATAATTAATACTTTTACTTAATAAATTCATTCTGACCATGTTAGAGAGCTGTTTACCCTGGAATAAAATACAGATTATGGTCAGTTATTTATAGTGTCATCTCTTATCTCTTCCCTCAGCATTCGAACCATCCTTCAGATCTCACAGTGAGTTTGCTGCATTGCCCCATCAGATCGTGGTCATACAGCTTCAGTGGAATCACTATGTGGATCATAAAGATTTAAAGCTAAAAATACATAGCAATATATAGCAAAGCCAATTTAATGCATTTTATAGCTTCTTTTTCTATATTGAAACAAACTGTAACTGTGACTTAAAGACAATAAATATATCTGCTTAAATGATCCTGGTCTCTTTTATATCCACCAATAGACCTGTGCAGGAACAGTGGCCAAATGATTTCCATACCAGAGTATTTTCAGTCACAGCAGGGTCGAACTAGGCCACCAGGacactgcaaaaaaaacatggtgggccccggcggcccagaccccaATCCCTGTTGCCTCTTCCCCTGGctgctgatgtcctcccctgatgcgttttacTTATGCaggctcaggggaggacattgggcaggtggcccctgcagggggttagggggggttgTGACGTGGGGTGCGGGTGGCtcggctggcaggggcaccttggggggtgcagggcccactgtgAGTCACAGTATTAATGGGGGAGTTACAAGCAGtggtattttaatataatttgtaaTCGGCCTTCATTTTTCTGCAGCTTTCCAACTTATAATATTAATGGCATTTTGACTGCATGGGCTTATATTCTCTAGCAAGCATGTAATGGTTTAGAAGTTAAAACAGGAGATTCGGAAGAATGGTGTATAAGAAGGCACCCAGTAAAAAGTaaaagttttaataaaataaaaacctctCACTGAATATTTTTTGTTTGCCAGTGTAAGTGGCCCCAGCAACCAGACCAAATTCCAAACTGCCAgctagagagagatagagagagaaaggcaaataattaatatcCATTAGAATAAAATGAAGATTTACTGAAATGTTGCTATGAATTTACTGAAAGCATAATTTAATAGTGAATTTGGCTTAATTATGTATTTGGGCATTCAGTTACAGTGTTACAGACTAACTAGAACTGCTTGCATATTGAAATTTTCATACTGTATTTAAGTGCACTTTCTGTAAATTCACAAATACTTTTAAAGGACActgtgggtcatttataaagtttacgcagtgcatatttttttttgcaaatggttgtttgcgcatgttttcccctaaacgcttacattttgcactgctgtgcctgtctttccttttttttcgcACTAAAGTTGTGGCGTAATTTGGACGCAGGGTGTGTGCATAAATGTTCACAATTtacaaatatgccatatttaaaaagcgttaaggacattcgcactgtgaataaaaatttcgCAATTAGGTTTTCATAATAAATgtaccagtcttgtccagctttataaatataagcataggcagggcaaatatgttcactgtgtgaaaAATTCTGCGCtgcatcatttttataaatgacccacatTCTTtgaatttgttaggcaccccccgtCATATTAGATGCTAACAATGGTCCTTGTCACCACCATTTAAGTTTTTATACCTAATGCTactctaaggggcctatttattaaagtacgacaggtacaaattacaaaaaatttgtatttgatcatactgtgcgtattttctgcgactttttcgtattttgcgtgactttttcatacaaaatcgtattgtctcgccgagtatgaaagtttcggattctttcaagcttcagtatcgtgactttccatgccattgtgccctatgggaggcttccaaaatcatgcacagaaggatcaaagtcagaaaggttttcctgctgtttacggtcgttcagatacgaaactttcggatcaccaatacgatattatcgtgactaatacgattttttcgtaagcattttcgtgatatttgcgatcatcagaaattatcgtatttaatccaaatttttcccaatttTGAActagtactttaatgaatagacaCTTAAGTCATCTTAAACATGTGCATTGACAGTACAAAATTAACCCAATGGTTTGGGGTTTTATTTACTGTTCTTAAGGAGGATTAGTATTCTaatgcatttaaaggacaaggaaaggctaagtcacttgggggtgccaaaatgttaggcacccccaagtgactttaatcgcttaccttgtaccccgggctggtgcccctgttaggagaaaacagcaccagcctggggtacctgtagcgagaccttcctccttccggcttcgtttacCTGCGATTATatgataggcgcatgcgcagtagagtgaaaagccgacttctctgttaaagttcagcttttcactctactgcgcatacgcacgcactgaagcaggaaggaggaagcgctcgctgcaggtaccctgggcaccagcccggggtaaaaggtaggcgatttaagtcacttgggggtgcctaacattttggaactcccaagtgactttgcctttccatgtcctttaaccaAGAAACATAGATCAGGATTCTAACTAAAAAACACTTTTCTTGCCATCTAGCTAGGTGAACCCCAAATCCTATCCAGGTCCACAACTGGAACAGAAATTGCTGAATATCTGAAAGTCCTACAGTGCCTGGTAGACAGTGCCTTCACTGTTTGTTTTAGATCACAGTTACAAAGGTCAGGGCAATGGGCAAAGGTAACAGTTTGATGCCAGGACAAAGGTTACAACCTGTGGAATGTTTAGGACACTTTCCAGCTATGTCTAAAGTTAAAATGCAGTTAGAAATATCTGAAGACCAAAGTCATATGAGTGCTGTTCTGGTGCTACTTCAGTACAGACAGTAAAAGGGGGACACAAGAACGGAGTACAGACACAAAAAGGCTACTCAGTATAATATGTGTATAAACTGCAAAGAAATAGAGACATCCAAGGTTAGGACTCTatatatcttgtagattgtaagctcttttgggcagggccctcttcacctcttgtatcggttattgattgctttatatgttactctctatgtccaatgtatgtaacccacttattgtacagcgctgcggaatatgttggcgctttataaataaatgttaatgttaatgtatataaCTTAAGATATTGCTACATTAAACAGAGGAATACACGCATGGACGGGCTGCAATAATGAGTTGCTAGCTACACTGTGGGATGCCATACAAAGATATATTGTTATATTGGTATATCGTTGTTGCACATTGTGAACAGATTACTGCTTTAcatttaaaacaatacattttaaagtagaactaaagcctaaaaataagTATgcctagaaatgctatattttatctATGTATTGTACCAGCAAAGCCAtttacaggagctccccatcttggattttattagacTGTTAGTGCACAAgaagaaaataaggtttgtcaGTCATAGAAACCGATGTTCCGGGGCCAATGATTAAAATCAGATGCACAAAGCACTGGTTTCTCAGTTGACATAATATGAATCTGAATATAGCATCTGAATCTGAGCATGTGCTGAGAATCATCAGAAATAAAGATGGGGaactactggggcatatttggtgGCAATGTGCAGATCTTCCGTGCTAAAGGGCTagtgttgccttgggctggtacagaagcctaaaacatagatgcccatttatcaacattctcattttagtggttttagatgtttttgaaACTAGGACTAAACTCACTTTTATTAATgagagtcatttatcaaaagatccgaattgaaaaaaaacacaaatgaaaagagACCCAGAAAAATACTAAAACCGCAACTTTCTCTTTTGTTGTACAAATGCAAGTGTCCAAAAAcctccaaaacctctaaaaccatgacaGAAAGAAAAATCCTCTAGTtgtgacatctgccattgacttctacataatctcaacaatttttagatttttgttacataataaattgtgaaaacaatgcattttttttctgtgacaaaatcggATTTTGTGCAAAAAGATATgatgtttaaacatttttaaagctaTAGTTCTTGACAATGGCATTTTTAGTCACATTTTTGCCATTGTGAAGTTAATTTAATTTGCCAATACTTGTTCTACTCTACTTTTAGTAAACCGGTGATTTTGTAGCAAATCTTCATTTCTGGTGAAAATACTCCAAATATTAAATTTtgccctttagtaaatatgccttaAAATACATGTTGAGAGACAGGATTCATGtttataaatacagaatataGTTTGTGATATTATAATATGTTTTTGGGCACAAACTTGATGTTGTTATCATTTATGactcaaaacatgttttttcatatttgttaCCATTGTTTACAGTCACAGTTACATAAGCACCCTGAGAGAAATTCAAGGTTGCTTCCAGTATGCGGAAGGGAAGTCACATGCACGAGTGAGaatgacatcacttctggcaatgtgtgacatcact contains these protein-coding regions:
- the adh1b gene encoding class I alcohol dehydrogenase, beta subunit; this translates as MATAGKVIKCKAAVAWGPKQPLTIEDIEVAPPKAHEVRVKIVATGICRSDDHVLSGAISDMKFPAILGHEGAGIVESVGEGVKNIKPGDKVIPLFVPQCGECRCCTNVRSNLCDKHDIGPYRGLMLDNTNRFTCKGNPVYTFLSTSTFTEYTVLDEICVAKIDDNAPLDKVCLIGCGFSTGYGSAVKIAKVEQGSSCAVFGLGGVGLSVLIGCKVAGASKIIGVDTNSDKFAKAKELGATECINPNDYNEPIHEVLAKISDGGLDYTFECIGNTKVMESALKATHFGCGTSVIVGLAPASARVSVDPMEMLTGRTLKGALFGGWKSRDEVPQLVADFLAKKFELDGLITHRSTLDKINEGFDLLRKGDSIRTILQISQ